The proteins below come from a single Longimicrobiaceae bacterium genomic window:
- a CDS encoding prepilin-type N-terminal cleavage/methylation domain-containing protein, whose product MRGDARGFSAVELLVVLATLAVLATAYMALQRPSEVLPVELAAQRLAAEIERAREQAVATDGEALIAVRPDGHYAARVGAPGALSLGATPADEWQELPDGLVWGGGTAARDPLGQPVGALPAQVFCGADGACSPPAPAAVYLLRSGREAQRVAAVTLDATGAVQAWCWEMGTSTWKPLAR is encoded by the coding sequence GTGCGCGGGGACGCTCGCGGCTTCTCCGCGGTGGAGCTGCTGGTGGTCCTGGCGACGCTGGCCGTGCTGGCCACGGCGTACATGGCCCTCCAGCGCCCATCCGAGGTCCTCCCGGTCGAGCTGGCGGCACAGCGGCTCGCGGCGGAGATCGAGCGGGCCCGGGAGCAGGCGGTCGCAACGGACGGAGAGGCGCTGATCGCGGTGCGCCCGGACGGGCACTACGCCGCACGCGTGGGCGCGCCGGGGGCGCTGTCGCTGGGGGCGACGCCCGCGGACGAGTGGCAGGAGCTGCCGGACGGGCTCGTGTGGGGAGGAGGGACGGCGGCGCGGGACCCGCTCGGGCAGCCCGTCGGCGCGCTGCCGGCGCAGGTGTTCTGCGGGGCCGACGGCGCGTGCTCCCCGCCGGCTCCGGCCGCCGTCTACCTCCTGCGCTCCGGACGGGAGGCGCAGCGCGTGGCCGCCGTCACGCTGGACGCGACCGGAGCCGTGCAGGCGTGGTGCTGGGAGATGGGAACCTCCACCTGGAAGCCGCTGGCACGATGA
- a CDS encoding type II secretion system protein, producing MTPNRCARPSGFTLVEVMVALVVLAIGAAGIIQLLGQSQQQNARRRASEMSRRIADAEVEAARAGGVWNVPSPGTATRLADDGTPDPAGPYRVFVERQVLCDPASARPADDGVAASGCAGALAQVAVTVEHLDAGTWTTRARRVIVDAGARPATGRWSPAGTP from the coding sequence ATGACTCCGAACCGTTGTGCCCGTCCGTCGGGCTTCACGCTCGTGGAGGTGATGGTCGCCCTCGTCGTGCTCGCGATCGGCGCCGCGGGGATCATCCAGCTCCTGGGGCAGTCGCAGCAGCAGAACGCCCGCCGCCGGGCTTCGGAGATGTCCCGGCGGATCGCGGACGCGGAGGTCGAAGCCGCCCGCGCCGGCGGTGTCTGGAACGTCCCCTCGCCCGGGACCGCCACCCGCCTCGCGGACGACGGCACGCCCGACCCGGCCGGACCCTATCGCGTATTCGTGGAGCGGCAGGTGCTCTGCGACCCCGCGTCCGCCCGGCCCGCCGACGACGGCGTAGCAGCTTCGGGGTGCGCGGGCGCGCTCGCCCAGGTCGCGGTGACGGTCGAGCACCTGGACGCGGGTACGTGGACGACGCGCGCCCGCCGCGTGATCGTGGACGCCGGCGCCCGGCCCGCCACGGGGCGCTGGAGCCCGGCGGGGACGCCGTGA
- a CDS encoding prepilin-type N-terminal cleavage/methylation domain-containing protein encodes MTRPTDARLAAGRAGFTMIELLVVLVVAAALAGMAWSLAQVGTSLHRSELRRADAERTRRNIESAVGRALEQAARDGISAPNLGMLRASAATSPDGSPADTLLLLRTTGAALPVASRPCRTGAPGSCIALRGDRAGALRPGTLLAVGSARIGYRLLLAGAVQPAYAAPCGADCVPAAFCPVTLVPGVAVTEVIAGTLAPGGTTAPSCAESYYPDGSRCVETRAVRAAAPRARSACAPAGTSALYTDVATTDLTAALGFPAPREWSGVSGGGSPAVAALPVEPARFWTAAEGAERALLLQRGLTAGGDWNPARRVAGPIASLQVEAAHEGGAGWSRGDGVDAAGLASSPNRSAASSPEAGAVGYTYARGYHTLVAVRVTVAVVGTSTQGARTTQVVRIVQSLAPVARGGAREAQ; translated from the coding sequence GTGACGCGGCCCACCGATGCCCGGCTGGCTGCCGGCCGCGCGGGGTTCACGATGATCGAGCTGCTGGTCGTGCTGGTGGTCGCCGCGGCGCTCGCGGGCATGGCGTGGAGCCTCGCGCAGGTCGGCACGTCGCTGCATCGGAGCGAGCTCCGCCGCGCGGACGCCGAGCGGACCCGGCGCAACATCGAGTCGGCGGTCGGACGCGCGCTGGAACAGGCCGCCCGAGATGGCATCTCCGCCCCCAACCTGGGGATGCTCCGAGCGTCGGCCGCCACGTCCCCGGACGGCTCCCCGGCGGACACCCTGCTCCTGCTGCGCACCACCGGGGCGGCGCTCCCCGTCGCCAGCCGGCCCTGCCGCACCGGCGCTCCCGGGAGCTGCATCGCGCTTCGCGGGGACCGGGCGGGAGCGCTCCGGCCGGGGACGCTCCTCGCGGTCGGCTCGGCCCGCATCGGGTACCGACTGCTACTCGCGGGTGCCGTCCAGCCTGCCTATGCGGCACCTTGCGGGGCCGACTGCGTCCCCGCAGCTTTCTGCCCCGTGACCCTGGTGCCGGGCGTGGCCGTGACCGAGGTGATCGCCGGCACGCTCGCGCCGGGCGGCACCACCGCTCCGTCCTGCGCGGAGTCGTACTATCCGGACGGCTCCCGATGCGTGGAGACCCGGGCGGTGCGGGCAGCCGCTCCGCGCGCCCGCTCCGCCTGCGCACCTGCCGGCACGTCGGCCCTCTACACGGACGTCGCCACTACCGACCTCACGGCCGCCCTGGGCTTCCCCGCCCCGCGCGAGTGGTCCGGCGTCAGCGGCGGCGGATCTCCCGCGGTAGCGGCGCTCCCCGTCGAGCCGGCGCGGTTCTGGACCGCGGCGGAGGGGGCGGAACGGGCACTCCTCCTGCAGCGCGGGCTCACCGCCGGCGGGGACTGGAACCCGGCCCGCCGCGTCGCCGGTCCGATCGCATCCCTGCAGGTCGAAGCGGCCCACGAGGGCGGCGCCGGATGGAGCCGCGGCGACGGGGTCGATGCCGCCGGGCTGGCGAGCAGCCCCAACCGCTCGGCCGCCAGCAGCCCGGAGGCAGGCGCAGTCGGCTACACGTACGCGCGCGGGTACCACACCCTGGTGGCCGTCCGCGTCACCGTGGCCGTCGTTGGAACGAGTACGCAGGGAGCCCGCACCACCCAGGTGGTGAGAATCGTCCAATCGCTCGCCCCAGTAGCCCGAGGCGGCGCCCGCGAAGCGCAATGA